In the Streptomyces formicae genome, one interval contains:
- a CDS encoding SGNH/GDSL hydrolase family protein produces MSAESTSFINHPINNGVFNSYAAVGDSFTEGVGDPGPDGTFVGWADRLAVLLDDRVPEHTFRYANLAVRGKLLDQIVEDQLPRAKELAPDLVTFCAGGNDIIRPGTDPDEVAERFERAVADLSSAVGTVMVTTGFDTRGVALLKHLRGKIATYNMHVRAIADRYGCPVLDLWSLKTVQDRRAWDGDRLHLSAEGHTRVALRAGQVLGLEVPADPDQAWPPLPPRGTLEVRRDDIHWAREYLVPWIGRRIRGESSGDHVEAKGFRNPHTIKMHIEAAS; encoded by the coding sequence GTGAGCGCAGAGTCGACATCCTTCATCAATCACCCCATCAACAACGGCGTATTCAACTCCTACGCAGCGGTCGGCGACAGCTTCACGGAAGGGGTGGGCGACCCGGGCCCCGACGGCACGTTCGTCGGGTGGGCCGACCGTCTCGCCGTCCTGCTGGACGACCGGGTGCCGGAACACACCTTCCGGTACGCCAACCTCGCCGTACGCGGGAAGCTCCTCGACCAGATCGTCGAGGACCAGCTGCCGCGTGCCAAGGAGCTCGCCCCCGACCTGGTGACCTTCTGCGCCGGGGGCAACGACATCATCCGTCCCGGCACCGACCCCGACGAGGTCGCCGAGCGGTTCGAGCGGGCCGTCGCGGACCTCTCGTCGGCCGTCGGCACCGTCATGGTGACCACGGGCTTCGACACCCGGGGCGTGGCCCTCCTCAAGCACCTGCGCGGCAAGATCGCCACGTACAACATGCACGTGCGCGCGATCGCCGACCGGTACGGCTGCCCCGTGCTCGACCTCTGGTCCCTCAAGACCGTCCAGGACCGCCGCGCCTGGGACGGCGACCGCCTGCACCTCTCCGCCGAGGGGCACACGCGCGTGGCGCTGCGCGCCGGACAGGTGCTCGGCCTGGAGGTGCCCGCCGACCCGGACCAGGCATGGCCGCCGCTGCCGCCGCGCGGCACGCTGGAGGTGCGGCGCGACGACATCCACTGGGCGCGCGAGTACCTGGTGCCGTGGATCGGGCGGCGCATCCGGGGCGAGAGCTCCGGGGACCACGTGGAGGCGAAGGGCTTCCGCAACCCGCACACCATCAAGATGCACATCGAGGCGGCCTCCTGA
- a CDS encoding alpha-galactosidase, translating to MIEIGTDGRTWLLSGPTSSYALRLTDRDELVHLYWGARIALADAEALAAEPPPPERGFESWLDGREEYPVEGGRRFVRPALSVRDERVRGTEWRHTASAALDEELQLHFEDPLHHLAISLVHRLRGDVVERFVILTHEGDHRTRPLEVLRADSATWTLPRRERWRLSQLHGRWGAESRLTRGDLTYGEQTIGSRRGHTGHAHLPWVALDAEGASEESGEVYSCALAWSGSWRITVRQLPDGAVQITGGMGHDDAGVTVLRPGTAIVTPVFAGLWSGAGFGGASRAWHAYQRAHVIPDARTVRPVLYNSWEATGFDISEEQQRALAHRAADLGVELFVVDDAWFGGRVDDRTGLGDWTPNPDRFPEGLGPLADEVHRLGMRFGIWVEPEMVNPDSDLYRAHPDWVQHQPGRARTEFRNQLVLDLTRADVRAYLWKQLDGLLSSAPIDYVKWDFNRSFTDAGRPGDADLPELWWAHPQHLYDLVDRLRAAHPTVSFESCSGGGGRVDLGILARTDQVWISDNTDPLDRLAIQHGFSQLHPARVMAAWVTDSPNVQLNDRVSSLRFRFVSAMAGVLGIGGDLTRWDEGELAEAREWVDLYKEIRPLVQLGDLYRLRPWDGGLSAVQYVLGDHAVVLAWLPSQSYGEEQAPLRLRGLDPAALYECRDTGETYRGGVLLRRGLLTGLRGDLDAGVFRLRRV from the coding sequence GCCGAGCCACCGCCTCCGGAGCGCGGCTTCGAGTCGTGGCTCGACGGGCGCGAGGAGTATCCGGTGGAGGGCGGCCGCCGCTTCGTACGGCCCGCGCTGTCCGTCCGCGACGAGCGGGTGCGCGGCACCGAGTGGCGCCACACCGCATCGGCCGCGCTCGACGAGGAACTCCAGCTGCACTTCGAGGACCCCCTGCACCACCTCGCGATCAGCCTCGTCCACCGGCTGCGCGGCGATGTCGTCGAGCGGTTCGTGATCCTCACCCACGAGGGGGACCACCGCACCCGGCCGCTGGAAGTGCTGCGCGCGGACTCGGCGACCTGGACGCTGCCGCGCCGCGAGCGCTGGCGGCTCTCGCAGCTGCACGGCCGGTGGGGTGCCGAGTCACGCCTGACGCGCGGCGACCTCACGTACGGCGAGCAGACCATCGGCAGCAGGCGCGGGCACACCGGTCACGCCCATCTGCCCTGGGTCGCGCTCGACGCGGAGGGCGCGAGCGAGGAGAGCGGCGAGGTCTACAGCTGCGCCCTCGCCTGGTCGGGGTCCTGGCGGATCACCGTGCGCCAACTGCCCGACGGCGCCGTACAGATCACCGGCGGCATGGGCCACGACGACGCCGGGGTCACCGTCCTGCGGCCCGGCACGGCGATCGTCACCCCCGTCTTCGCCGGTCTGTGGAGCGGCGCGGGCTTCGGCGGTGCGAGCCGGGCCTGGCACGCCTACCAGCGCGCGCACGTGATCCCGGACGCGCGGACGGTCCGTCCGGTGCTCTACAACTCCTGGGAGGCCACCGGCTTCGACATCTCCGAGGAGCAGCAGCGGGCGCTCGCGCACCGGGCCGCGGACCTCGGCGTCGAGCTGTTCGTCGTCGACGACGCGTGGTTCGGCGGCCGCGTCGACGACCGGACGGGGCTCGGCGACTGGACGCCGAACCCCGACCGCTTCCCCGAAGGGCTGGGGCCCCTGGCCGACGAGGTGCACCGGCTCGGCATGCGGTTCGGGATCTGGGTGGAGCCGGAGATGGTCAACCCCGACAGCGACCTCTACCGCGCACACCCCGACTGGGTGCAGCACCAACCCGGCCGTGCCCGTACCGAGTTCCGCAACCAGCTGGTGCTCGATCTCACGCGCGCGGACGTACGCGCGTACCTGTGGAAACAGCTCGACGGGCTGCTCTCCAGCGCGCCCATCGACTATGTGAAGTGGGACTTCAACCGGAGCTTCACCGATGCCGGGCGGCCGGGCGACGCCGATCTGCCGGAGCTGTGGTGGGCCCACCCGCAGCACCTCTACGACCTCGTCGACCGGCTGCGGGCCGCGCACCCCACGGTGTCCTTCGAGTCCTGCTCGGGCGGCGGGGGCCGCGTCGACCTCGGCATCCTCGCCAGGACCGACCAGGTGTGGATCTCCGACAACACCGACCCCCTGGACCGGCTCGCCATCCAGCACGGCTTCAGTCAGCTGCACCCCGCGCGCGTGATGGCCGCCTGGGTCACCGACAGCCCCAACGTCCAGCTCAACGACCGGGTCAGCTCGCTGCGCTTCCGGTTCGTCAGCGCCATGGCCGGGGTGCTCGGGATCGGCGGCGACCTCACCCGGTGGGACGAGGGCGAACTCGCCGAAGCACGCGAATGGGTGGATCTGTACAAGGAGATCAGGCCCTTGGTGCAACTCGGCGACCTGTACCGGCTGCGCCCCTGGGACGGGGGCCTGAGCGCCGTGCAGTACGTGCTCGGCGACCATGCCGTGGTCCTCGCCTGGCTGCCGTCGCAGTCGTACGGCGAGGAGCAGGCGCCGCTGCGGCTGCGCGGGCTCGACCCGGCGGCGCTCTACGAGTGCCGGGACACGGGGGAGACCTACCGGGGCGGAGTCCTGTTGCGGCGTGGGCTGCTCACCGGCCTCCGAGGGGACCTGGACGCCGGGGTGTTCCGGCTGCGGAGGGTCTGA
- a CDS encoding MFS transporter, whose protein sequence is MSEGTTVRKGTGGATPPPFAARRWALIAMSVGVFCIQLDSFGLNLALPRIGRDVDAGGAGLQWVISAYLLSTGTLMLGTGRLGDLFGRRRLLVAGLSVFGAASLACALAPTLPVLVGARVAQGAGAAMIMPVGLSLLTNVYPAELRGRATGWALGIGGIATACGPFVGGALTETVSWRAIFWLNVPLAALGALCAARTAESFDASAPRTVDWSGLLSATAALAALSVVIDRGPHWPWPAILAGAAVTASLLALFVRRERSAANPLVQLTLFRNGPYMALTLAGAAANTTTVMFLFVVPLTLQGQWDLSVVVAGTAFLAPALAMAVAGPLAGRVPPRAAVRLMTACLCAGALVLGCLALTSSLTLYVAVATVGGAVLGVANSLTLIATQGVIRPERAGEASGVTKTVITVAAGLGVGLAGAVTDQDHGVGSETAADTALLITASGCLVACLVLVAWIRTREDR, encoded by the coding sequence GTGAGCGAGGGCACGACCGTGAGGAAGGGCACCGGCGGCGCGACGCCGCCGCCCTTCGCCGCCCGGCGATGGGCGCTGATCGCCATGTCCGTGGGCGTGTTCTGCATCCAGCTCGACTCGTTCGGCCTGAACCTCGCGCTGCCGAGGATCGGCCGCGACGTGGACGCGGGCGGCGCCGGTCTCCAGTGGGTGATCAGCGCCTACCTGCTCTCGACCGGCACGCTGATGCTGGGAACGGGCAGACTCGGCGACCTGTTCGGCCGTCGGCGACTCCTCGTCGCGGGTCTCTCCGTGTTCGGCGCGGCCTCGCTGGCCTGCGCGCTCGCGCCGACCCTGCCCGTCCTCGTGGGCGCCCGCGTCGCCCAGGGCGCGGGCGCCGCCATGATCATGCCGGTGGGCCTCTCCCTGCTGACCAACGTCTACCCGGCCGAGCTGCGCGGCCGCGCCACGGGCTGGGCCCTCGGCATCGGCGGCATCGCCACCGCCTGCGGTCCCTTCGTCGGCGGCGCCCTGACCGAGACGGTGTCCTGGCGGGCGATCTTCTGGCTCAACGTCCCTCTCGCCGCGCTCGGCGCGCTCTGCGCCGCGCGCACCGCCGAGAGCTTCGACGCCAGCGCGCCCCGCACCGTCGACTGGAGCGGACTGCTCAGTGCCACGGCCGCGCTCGCGGCACTCAGCGTCGTCATCGACCGCGGACCCCACTGGCCGTGGCCCGCCATTCTGGCGGGCGCGGCCGTCACGGCGAGCCTGCTGGCCCTCTTCGTACGACGTGAACGGTCCGCCGCCAACCCGCTGGTGCAGCTCACGCTCTTCCGCAACGGGCCGTACATGGCGCTCACGCTCGCCGGCGCCGCCGCTAACACGACGACGGTGATGTTCCTGTTCGTCGTACCCCTGACGCTCCAGGGCCAGTGGGACCTGTCGGTCGTCGTCGCGGGCACCGCGTTCCTCGCCCCCGCCCTCGCCATGGCCGTTGCCGGGCCGCTCGCCGGGCGGGTGCCGCCGCGTGCCGCGGTCCGGCTGATGACGGCCTGCCTGTGCGCGGGAGCGCTGGTGCTCGGCTGCCTCGCCCTGACCTCGTCCCTCACGCTGTACGTCGCCGTCGCCACGGTGGGCGGCGCGGTCCTCGGAGTGGCCAACTCCCTGACGCTCATCGCCACTCAGGGGGTCATCCGCCCCGAGCGGGCCGGTGAGGCGTCCGGAGTCACCAAGACGGTCATCACCGTGGCCGCGGGGCTCGGTGTCGGCCTGGCCGGAGCCGTCACCGACCAGGACCACGGCGTGGGGTCGGAGACGGCCGCCGACACGGCCCTGCTGATCACCGCGTCGGGCTGTCTGGTCGCGTGCCTGGTCCTGGTGGCATGGATCAGGACGCGGGAGGACCGGTGA